In Rattus norvegicus strain BN/NHsdMcwi chromosome 3, GRCr8, whole genome shotgun sequence, a genomic segment contains:
- the Ell3 gene encoding RNA polymerase II elongation factor ELL3 isoform X2: MLEKGLGEVRPVIAFQGQRGYLRLPGPGWSCLFSFIVSQCGQEGGGLDLVYQRLGRSGPNCLHCLGSLRERLTIWAAMDTIPAPLLAQEHLTEGTRESESWQDSEDEPEGHPQMALQEVSDPLASNHEQSLPGSSSEPMAQWEVRNHTYLSNREPDQPLPSSASQKRLDKKRSAPITTEEPEEKRPRALPLASSPLQGLSNQDSPEEQDWGQDADGDSRLEQSLSVQSASESPSPEEVPDYLLQYSTIHSAEQQQAYEQDFETDYAEYRILHARVGAASQRFTELGAEIKRLQRGTPEHKVLEDKIVQEYKKFRKGAFSLQRYPSYSEEKRRCEYLHEKLSHIKGLILEFEEKNRGS, from the exons ATGCTGGAGAAGGGACTTGGGGAG GTACGGCCAGTGATCGCTTTCCAAGGCCAACGAGGG TATCTAAGGCTCCCAGGTCCTGGATGGTCCTGCCTCTTCTCCTTCATAGTATCCCAGTGTGGCCAAGAGGGTGGTGGCTTGGACCTTGTGTACCAACGCTTAGGCAG ATCTGGGCCTAACTGTCTCCACTGCCTGGGCTCACTGAGAGAGCGACTTACTATTTGGGCAGCCATGGATACGATCCCAGCTCCACTGTTAGCTCAGGAACACCTGACTGAAGGTACCAGAGAGTCTGAGAGCTGGCAGGACAGCGAAGATGAACCTGAAGGCCATCCCCAGATGGCACTACAAGAG GTGTCTGACCCACTGGCAAGCAACCATGAACAGTCACTCCCAGGATCCTCCAGTGAGCCCATGGCACAGTGGGAAGTGAG AAACCACACTTACCTTTCAAACAGAGAGCCTGATCAGCCACTGCCTTCCTCTGCTAGCCAGAAACGCCTGGACAAG aaACGTTCAGCACCTATAACCACTGAAGAACCAGAGGAAAAAAGGCCCAGAGCTCTGCCTCTAGCCTCAAGTCCACTACAAGGACTATCAAATCAGGACTCACCAGAGGAACAAGACTGGGGGCAAGATGCAGATGGAGATTCCAGGCTGGAGCAGAGTCTCTCAGTTCAATCAG cttctgaatCCCCAAGCCCTGAGGAGGTACCAGATTATCTCCT GCAATACAGCACCATCCACAGTGCAGAGCAGCAGCAGGCCTACGAGCAGGACTTTGAGACCGACTATGCTGAATACCGCATTCTGCACGCCCGTGTCGGGGCTGCAAGCCAGAGGTTCACAGAGCTGGGGGCAGAGATCAAGAGACTTCAGCGAGGAACTCCAGAGCACAAG GTGCTAGAAGACAAGATAGTCCAGGAGTATAAAAAGTTCAGAAAG GGTGCTTTTTCTCTGCAGCGGTATCCCAGTTACAGCGAGGAGAAGCGGCGCTGTGAGTACCTGCATGAGAAACTGTCCCACATTAAAGGTCTCATCCTGGAATTTGAGGAAAAGAACAGGGGCAGCTGA
- the Ell3 gene encoding RNA polymerase II elongation factor ELL3 isoform X1 yields the protein MEGTQEALSGKMRLLFTPAARTSLLMLRLNEAALRALQECQQQQVRPVIAFQGQRGYLRLPGPGWSCLFSFIVSQCGQEGGGLDLVYQRLGRSGPNCLHCLGSLRERLTIWAAMDTIPAPLLAQEHLTEGTRESESWQDSEDEPEGHPQMALQEVSDPLASNHEQSLPGSSSEPMAQWEVRNHTYLSNREPDQPLPSSASQKRLDKKRSAPITTEEPEEKRPRALPLASSPLQGLSNQDSPEEQDWGQDADGDSRLEQSLSVQSASESPSPEEVPDYLLQYSTIHSAEQQQAYEQDFETDYAEYRILHARVGAASQRFTELGAEIKRLQRGTPEHKVLEDKIVQEYKKFRKGAFSLQRYPSYSEEKRRCEYLHEKLSHIKGLILEFEEKNRGS from the exons ATGGAGGGGACCCAGGAAGCTCTGAGTGGGAAAATGCGGCTCCTCTTCACCCCTGCTGCTCGAACCAGCCTCCTGATGCTAAGACTCAACGAGGCGGCGCTGCGGGCACTACAAGAGTGTCAGCAGCAACAG GTACGGCCAGTGATCGCTTTCCAAGGCCAACGAGGG TATCTAAGGCTCCCAGGTCCTGGATGGTCCTGCCTCTTCTCCTTCATAGTATCCCAGTGTGGCCAAGAGGGTGGTGGCTTGGACCTTGTGTACCAACGCTTAGGCAG ATCTGGGCCTAACTGTCTCCACTGCCTGGGCTCACTGAGAGAGCGACTTACTATTTGGGCAGCCATGGATACGATCCCAGCTCCACTGTTAGCTCAGGAACACCTGACTGAAGGTACCAGAGAGTCTGAGAGCTGGCAGGACAGCGAAGATGAACCTGAAGGCCATCCCCAGATGGCACTACAAGAG GTGTCTGACCCACTGGCAAGCAACCATGAACAGTCACTCCCAGGATCCTCCAGTGAGCCCATGGCACAGTGGGAAGTGAG AAACCACACTTACCTTTCAAACAGAGAGCCTGATCAGCCACTGCCTTCCTCTGCTAGCCAGAAACGCCTGGACAAG aaACGTTCAGCACCTATAACCACTGAAGAACCAGAGGAAAAAAGGCCCAGAGCTCTGCCTCTAGCCTCAAGTCCACTACAAGGACTATCAAATCAGGACTCACCAGAGGAACAAGACTGGGGGCAAGATGCAGATGGAGATTCCAGGCTGGAGCAGAGTCTCTCAGTTCAATCAG cttctgaatCCCCAAGCCCTGAGGAGGTACCAGATTATCTCCT GCAATACAGCACCATCCACAGTGCAGAGCAGCAGCAGGCCTACGAGCAGGACTTTGAGACCGACTATGCTGAATACCGCATTCTGCACGCCCGTGTCGGGGCTGCAAGCCAGAGGTTCACAGAGCTGGGGGCAGAGATCAAGAGACTTCAGCGAGGAACTCCAGAGCACAAG GTGCTAGAAGACAAGATAGTCCAGGAGTATAAAAAGTTCAGAAAG GGTGCTTTTTCTCTGCAGCGGTATCCCAGTTACAGCGAGGAGAAGCGGCGCTGTGAGTACCTGCATGAGAAACTGTCCCACATTAAAGGTCTCATCCTGGAATTTGAGGAAAAGAACAGGGGCAGCTGA
- the Ell3 gene encoding RNA polymerase II elongation factor ELL3 gives MEGTQEALSGKMRLLFTPAARTSLLMLRLNEAALRALQECQQQQVRPVIAFQGQRGYLRLPGPGWSCLFSFIVSQCGQEGGGLDLVYQRLGRSGPNCLHCLGSLRERLTIWAAMDTIPAPLLAQEHLTEGTRESESWQDSEDEPEGHPQMALQEVSDPLASNHEQSLPGSSSEPMAQWEVRNHTYLSNREPDQPLPSSASQKRLDKKRSAPITTEEPEEKRPRALPLASSPLQGLSNQDSPEEQDWGQDADGDSRLEQSLSVQSASESPSPEEVPDYLLQYSTIHSAEQQQAYEQDFETDYAEYRILHARVGAASQRFTELGAEIKRLQRGTPEHKVLEDKIVQEYKKFRKRYPSYSEEKRRCEYLHEKLSHIKGLILEFEEKNRGS, from the exons ATGGAGGGGACCCAGGAAGCTCTGAGTGGGAAAATGCGGCTCCTCTTCACCCCTGCTGCTCGAACCAGCCTCCTGATGCTAAGACTCAACGAGGCGGCGCTGCGGGCACTACAAGAGTGTCAGCAGCAACAG GTACGGCCAGTGATCGCTTTCCAAGGCCAACGAGGG TATCTAAGGCTCCCAGGTCCTGGATGGTCCTGCCTCTTCTCCTTCATAGTATCCCAGTGTGGCCAAGAGGGTGGTGGCTTGGACCTTGTGTACCAACGCTTAGGCAG ATCTGGGCCTAACTGTCTCCACTGCCTGGGCTCACTGAGAGAGCGACTTACTATTTGGGCAGCCATGGATACGATCCCAGCTCCACTGTTAGCTCAGGAACACCTGACTGAAGGTACCAGAGAGTCTGAGAGCTGGCAGGACAGCGAAGATGAACCTGAAGGCCATCCCCAGATGGCACTACAAGAG GTGTCTGACCCACTGGCAAGCAACCATGAACAGTCACTCCCAGGATCCTCCAGTGAGCCCATGGCACAGTGGGAAGTGAG AAACCACACTTACCTTTCAAACAGAGAGCCTGATCAGCCACTGCCTTCCTCTGCTAGCCAGAAACGCCTGGACAAG aaACGTTCAGCACCTATAACCACTGAAGAACCAGAGGAAAAAAGGCCCAGAGCTCTGCCTCTAGCCTCAAGTCCACTACAAGGACTATCAAATCAGGACTCACCAGAGGAACAAGACTGGGGGCAAGATGCAGATGGAGATTCCAGGCTGGAGCAGAGTCTCTCAGTTCAATCAG cttctgaatCCCCAAGCCCTGAGGAGGTACCAGATTATCTCCT GCAATACAGCACCATCCACAGTGCAGAGCAGCAGCAGGCCTACGAGCAGGACTTTGAGACCGACTATGCTGAATACCGCATTCTGCACGCCCGTGTCGGGGCTGCAAGCCAGAGGTTCACAGAGCTGGGGGCAGAGATCAAGAGACTTCAGCGAGGAACTCCAGAGCACAAG GTGCTAGAAGACAAGATAGTCCAGGAGTATAAAAAGTTCAGAAAG CGGTATCCCAGTTACAGCGAGGAGAAGCGGCGCTGTGAGTACCTGCATGAGAAACTGTCCCACATTAAAGGTCTCATCCTGGAATTTGAGGAAAAGAACAGGGGCAGCTGA